One Mus musculus strain C57BL/6J chromosome Y, GRCm38.p6 C57BL/6J DNA segment encodes these proteins:
- the H2al2c gene encoding histone variant H2al2-like gives MARKSQRRRRWKITHSQRAELQFPVSRVDRFLGEGIYSRRLSSSALVFLVGVLEYLTPNILGLAGEVTHTSGMKRIAPEHVCQVVQNKEQLHQLFKQGGTSVFEPPEPEDN, from the coding sequence ATGGCCAGGAAAAGCCAAAGGCGAAGAAGATGGAAAATAACCCACTCCCAGAGAGCTGAGCTTCAATTTCCTGTTAGCCGTGTAGATCGTTTCCTTGGAGAGGGAATCTATTCTAGACGCCTGAGCTCTTCTGCACTTGTATTCCTTGTGGGTGTGCTCGAGTACTTAACACCCAACATCCTTGGACTGGCTGGTGAGGTAACCCACACCAGTGGCATGAAGCGCATAGCTCCTGAGCATGTGTGTCAGGTGGTACAGAACAAGGAACAGCTCCACCAACTCTTCAAACAAGGTGGCACATCAGTGTTTGAGCCACCAGAACCTGAAGACAACTGA